In a genomic window of Polyodon spathula isolate WHYD16114869_AA chromosome 21, ASM1765450v1, whole genome shotgun sequence:
- the LOC121296489 gene encoding malonyl-CoA decarboxylase, mitochondrial-like produces MLLLHVVRTVCSDARNWRKWASITSINKFRSRDCLQQAENYPYAHLRNLRLCFSSTTSSVKNMEAVLTRTVDSLPTYETREKSPPPPESSSLEFIQFYRSLDKAQRPTFLGKLSSDFGVDHKCVAELAANVMDSQKRDMSIVLQAEDRLRYSLTPRYKVLLNHISRVEGGVKFLVDLKADVNEFLASKTSDSPHIRDLNGTLKSMLSEWFSVGLLSLERVTWKSPCELLQKISQYEAVHPVRNWTDIKRRVGPYRRCYVFTHGAMPGEPLVVLHVALKEEISDNIQTIVREFSSLDSVEDINKVNAAVFYSISSTQPGLQGVELGNYLIKRVVRELQGEFPHMNQFSSLSPIPGFTNWLLGLLNEQRKEGPSNWILSDMEFRDIEEITGGRAYETMRKLLSTNKWVSSERLVKALEPVLMRLCAWYLYGEKRRGYALNPVANFHLQNGATMWRLNWLADTSPRGLSASCGMMVNYRYFLQDTSANSNRYLRTKEIEASDQIRNLVLQFQKASKL; encoded by the exons ATGCTACTGTTACATGTTGTCAGGACAGTGTGTTCTGATGCAAGGAATTGGCGGAAATGGGCATCAATTACGAGTATAAATAAATTCAGATCCCGGGACTGCTTGCAACAAGCTGAAAACTATCCGTATGCACATCTCAGAAATCTGCGCCTCTGTTTTTCCAGCACAACAAGCTCTGTAAAAAACATGGAGGCAGTATTAACGAGGACTGTGGATTCTTTACCCACGTATGAAACGAGAGAGAAATCGCCACCACCCCCCGAGTCCAGTAGTTTGGAGTTTATACAATTTTACAGAAGTCTGGACAAAGCTCAGAGGCCTACATTTCTGGGCAAACTTTCTTCGGATTTTGGGGTTGACCATAAGTGCGTGGCAGAATTAGCTGCGAATGTAATGGACTCTCAGAAGAGGGATATGTCGATTGTATTGCAAGCGGAGGACAGGTTACGGTACAGCTTGACTCCAAGATATAAAGTGCTGCTCAATCACATCAGCAGGGTGGAAGGCGGGGTGAAATTTCTCGTGGACCTGAAAGCAGATGTTAATGAATTCCTTGCCTCGAAAACCAGTGACAGCCCGCACATTAGG GATCTGAATGGCACCTTGAAGAGCATGCTGTCAGAGTGGTTTTCCGTGGGGCTATTGAGCCTAGAGCGGGTCACTTGGAAATCACCTTGTGAGCTCCTTCAGAAAATTAGCCA GTATGAAGCTGTTCACCCGGTTAGAAACTGGACAGATATTAAGCGCAGAGTGGGCCCTTACAGGCGCTGCTATGTGTTCACTCATGGGGCAATGCCAGGGGAGCCCTTGGTGGTTCTACATGTTGCCCTGAAAGAAGAGATCTCCGATAACATTCAG aCTATTGTTCGAGAATTCTCTTCTCTGGATTCTGTGGAAGACATCAACAAGGTCAATGCTGCAGTCTTCTACTCCATCTCTTCAACCCAGCCAGGACTGCAAGGGGTGGAGCTGGGGAATTACCTCATCAAGCGGGTCGTGCGGGAACTCCAG GGGGAATTTCCTCACATGAACCAGTTCTCCAGCCTGTCTCCCATCCCTGGCTTCACAAACTGGCTTCTCGGCCTCCTGAATGAGCAGAGAAAGGAAGGCCCCAGCAATTGGATCCTGTCAGACATGGAGTTCAGGGACATCGAGGAGATCACTGGGGGGCGAGCGTACGAGACCATGCGGAAGCTCCTGAGCACCAACAAGTGGGTGAGTTCGGAGCGTCTTGTAAAGGCCTTGGAGCCGGTACTCATGCGGCTGTGCGCCTGGTATCTGTATGGGGAGAAGCGCCGCGGATACGCTCTCAACCCTGTGGCCAACTTCCACCTGCAGAATGGAGCCACCATGTGGAGGCTGAACTGGCTGGCCGACACCAGCCCCCGGGGCCTCTCAGCCTCCTGCGGGATGATGGTAAACTACAGATACTTCCTGCAGGACACAAGCGCCAACAGCAACAGGTACCTGAGGACAAAGGAAATCGAAGCTTCAGATCAGATTCGGAATTTGGTTTTGCAGTTTCAAAAAGCCAGCAAACTTTAA